In Deltaproteobacteria bacterium, the genomic window TTTTGTTGGCCGGCTTTTGGGTTTGCGCATCTCCCAAGGCCAAACGCAACACGCCGGCGAGATCCAACCAGTCCATGCTGATGATCAGATCGGCCTTCTCGATCAGCGCCACTGCCGCTTTGTTCGGCCGCACGCAGGGCGGCGCGAAATGCAACGGATGGGTCGTCGGAAAAGCGGTCGGATCGTTGCTGCTGCTTAGCACCGCCGCGCCGATCGCTTCAGCGAAACGGATGCGGCGCTGCCAATCCTCCTGCTTGCGCGAAACTCGGCCCATCAGGATCAACGGGAATTTCGCCTTGTCGATCGCCTTGGCGACTTTGACCAATGAGTCCCGTGCCACCGCCACCGCCGGCGCCGGTGCAAAGCGCGCCGCATCGGGAATCGAAACTTCCTCTGTCAGCGGCGCCTCCTGCAAACCGGCGTCGAGGCAAATATAAACCGGACCGTAGGGCGGCGTGCGGGTAATTTGATTCGCCCGCAGCACCGACTCCACCGCCGCCTGCGGCGACGCCGGTTGATCGTCCCATTTGGTGTAATTGCGAATCATCGACGCCTGATCCTTGGCGGTGTGAATCCAGTCGATCCACGGCCGGCGCCGGTGCGCGTCCACCGGGCCGTTGGCGCCGAAGATGATCATCGGCGTGCGGTCGCACCAGGCGTTGAAGATCGGCATGGTGGCGTGCATCAGTCCGACATTGGCGTGCAGCGCCACCGCCATCGGCGTCTCGGTCACCTTACCGTAGCCGTCGGCGATCGACACCGCATGCTCTTCATGCAGACAGATCACCATCTGCGGATTGTCGTTGCCGAGATAGTTGACGATGCTGTCGTGAAAACCGCGATAGCTCGCACCGGGCACCAGGGCGATATATTTCAAATCGAGCCGGCGCGTCACCTCGGCGAACACGTCGCTGCCCCACTTCATCTGCGGCTTGCCCAATTTTTTTGGCCGATCGATTTGCGGATTTATTATTTTCTTCTTGTCTGCACTTTTCACCGGTTAGTTCCTCCCATTATTGCCCAATTAAATTTACTTTAATCACAGCCAGCGCAATTGAACAATTGTTCCGGCTGTGAAATCTTTGCGGAATGCTATTGGGAATTCGGCCGGATGATGGGACGAAAAATTATTGCCTATTCGCGCGTGAGGTTACCGCGCCGTTTGCAGCGCAACCTTTTTCCTCGCCTCCGCTAGGTAGCCGTTTTCTTCGAGCGCTTTCATGATGCTCAAGTTGATCGATTCATTGACATCGAGCTGGCCGGCTCTCGGGTTGACCCGGGCAATGAATCTTTGCACGTTCTTCCATGCCGCCGGGTCCGGCGCGATGTCGAGGCTGGTGATCGAGCGCAGCGAATGGTACGAGGTCTCGGCATCTTCGTCGCTGCTTAGGCGCAGATGTTTTTTCATGATCTCGGCGACGTCCCGTCTGTTGCGCGCATCGAGAATGTAGACGATGGCGTCGATCATGCCTTTGGCAAGGCGCATCATAAGATCCGGCGCGGCGGCGAAGCGTTCGCTGCGACCGCAGATGCCGACGGTTTGCAGCGCAATACGCATTTCCGTCGAGTTGACCAAAGAGCGCATGCCGCCCCGTTTCGCCACGGCCGCGGAGGGCAAGGTGAAAACCGAGGCGTCGATATTCCCTGCAAGCAGAGCTTGAACGATGGTCGGCTCCTCGCCGATGACGCGCATTTTCATGCCGATCTTGTCCGGGTCCACGCCGACGCCGTCCAACACCATCATGGTCTGCAACCAGAATCCGCCGCCGATACTTTGCACGCCGATGGTTTTGCCGCGCAGCGCCGCGAGCGAGTCAATGTCTTTGCGCACCACCAGCTCACGCG contains:
- a CDS encoding ABC transporter substrate-binding protein, which translates into the protein MGLGFRCGKLWFAVALILFTLNRAQSYAEDTVLMAYGGHNETIGPYWVAIDKGIYQKHGIDARLLQVRNAQISLAALVSGEVPIFLPSVANVLSGVSAGAKIGCGAFPIKGISRELVVRKDIDSLAALRGKTIGVQSIGGGFWLQTMMVLDGVGVDPDKIGMKMRVIGEEPTIVQALLAGNIDASVFTLPSAAVAKRGGMRSLVNSTEMRIALQTVGICGRSERFAAAPDLMMRLAKGMIDAIVYILDARNRRDVAEIMKKHLRLSSDEDAETSYHSLRSITSLDIAPDPAAWKNVQRFIARVNPRAGQLDVNESINLSIMKALEENGYLAEARKKVALQTAR
- a CDS encoding thiamine pyrophosphate-binding protein, producing the protein MKWGSDVFAEVTRRLDLKYIALVPGASYRGFHDSIVNYLGNDNPQMVICLHEEHAVSIADGYGKVTETPMAVALHANVGLMHATMPIFNAWCDRTPMIIFGANGPVDAHRRRPWIDWIHTAKDQASMIRNYTKWDDQPASPQAAVESVLRANQITRTPPYGPVYICLDAGLQEAPLTEEVSIPDAARFAPAPAVAVARDSLVKVAKAIDKAKFPLILMGRVSRKQEDWQRRIRFAEAIGAAVLSSSNDPTAFPTTHPLHFAPPCVRPNKAAVALIEKADLIISMDWLDLAGVLRLALGDAQTQKPANKTIVSCSVDNYRTNGWSMDHQALAAVDIPILAEPDQFIAQMLGELRVKKNGQLKKRAAMKPLSHWNKTPLTVPSAQRGAPMTMWNMAMTIREFAKDKPVTFARLPIGWPGEAYEFDEPLSFMGNDGGGAVGTGPGHTVGAALALKDSERLVIGVLGDGDYLMGVSALWSASHFNIPAMIVVADNRSYFNDELHQERVAFMRDRPPQNRWIGQRIDDPRIDLVAMARAQGFDSEAPVSTSDELAAALKRGAEVVANGGRYFIDSLVEPGYADSGPDQRASLVKKK